The stretch of DNA CAAACCATTGCCGGTGACGGGTGTCTTGAATTTAAACAGTACAATACCCCGGGATTTTTACGATCGGGATACGGTTACCGTAGCCCGTGAGCTGCTGGGCTGTATACTGGTGCACCGCACCCCGGAAGGCACTACGGCCGGGAAAATCGTGGAAACCGAAGCGTATTTACAGGGCGACCCGGCCTGCCACGCGGCCCGGCGGATGACGCCTCGCAATAGCGTAATGTTTGGGCCTCCAGGTTACGCTTATGTATACTTTACATACGGAATGCATTATTGTTTTAATGTTGTTTCCGCTTCCGAAGGAGTTGGCGAGGCGGTGTTGGTGCGGGCATTGGAACCCCTGGTGGGGATACCATTGATGCAGGGGCGGCGGGGCCGGCAAAACACCAGGGAGCTATGTTCCGGTCCGGCTAAATTGACACAGGCCATGGGCATTGCCCGGGAGCATAACCGACGGGATCTGACGATGGGTGATTTATATATCTGCCCTGGTGATGCAGATGCGCCCATTGTGACCACCACTCGCATTGGTATCAAGGAGGGG from Desulfoscipio gibsoniae DSM 7213 encodes:
- a CDS encoding DNA-3-methyladenine glycosylase gives rise to the protein MVKTNRSNNEIRPKARSAKSSAWKNNVRAGKPLPVTGVLNLNSTIPRDFYDRDTVTVARELLGCILVHRTPEGTTAGKIVETEAYLQGDPACHAARRMTPRNSVMFGPPGYAYVYFTYGMHYCFNVVSASEGVGEAVLVRALEPLVGIPLMQGRRGRQNTRELCSGPAKLTQAMGIAREHNRRDLTMGDLYICPGDADAPIVTTTRIGIKEGAELPLRFYLQNNGYVSRK